A genomic window from Peptococcus niger includes:
- a CDS encoding FAD-dependent oxidoreductase, which produces MSKKIIIVGGVAGGASCAARLRRLDEAAEIILLERGNAVSFANCGLPYHISGCIAKRDALILQTPESLHSRFNLDVRLQATVTAIDRAGKRVHVTDGQTGKTYTETYDVLVLSPGAEPVAPPIQGLDGAKRVHRLRTLADMDAIIADLPDAKHATVIGGGFIGLEVAENLRERGLEVALVEGAAQVLAPLDPEVAAPLHTELVSQGIDLRLNTQVTAFADDGKCITLADGSDLHTDFAVLAIGVRPETDLAKAAGLTLGARDAILVNDQLQTSDPAIYAIGDAIQVKDFVLGYDTLVPLAGPANRQGKLAADHICGRPVRYQGTLGSSVLKCFRLTAASCGNNEKTLQRLDLPYQALHLYPSDHAGYYPNANALLLKVLYRPSDGALYGAQCVGFSEVHKTIDTLATAIYGGLSVYDLADLELCYAPPYSTAKPPVNFAGYVAQNIRDGFAIRPATCLDDLAASDAYILDVRTPAEYKAGHLPEAAFIPLDDLRDRLDELPTDRTIYIHCAVGLRGYYAARLLTQKGYDVVNLGGGFRLYKSVKDQLKAKPLPAPPAAATPAPAAAAPAEPPAAESDIDVTGLQCPGPVVEVARRLSQAPAGSRWRIIAPAGQADEIRRACTPLADRLTEEAGDGTTIFHLTLGAQETGAPKGLSLILYTADPQKIAAALTLAANTRSRGIPVDAVFAFWGLRALAKAPDAAPFVPRSELGRRLSQAADLLDRFHLDKADRLADRLRRTAGERGRDALTQALSDAQAAGVNLLACGLSMEAFALSSGDLIDSARRIDLPGYLQRDKRHTTLFI; this is translated from the coding sequence ATGTCCAAAAAAATCATCATCGTCGGCGGTGTCGCCGGCGGAGCCTCTTGCGCCGCACGCTTGCGTCGTTTAGACGAGGCCGCGGAAATCATCCTGCTGGAACGCGGGAATGCCGTGTCCTTTGCCAACTGCGGCCTGCCCTACCACATCAGCGGTTGCATTGCCAAGCGCGATGCCCTGATCTTGCAAACACCTGAGTCCCTGCACAGCCGGTTTAACCTGGATGTCCGCCTGCAGGCTACCGTTACCGCCATTGACCGGGCCGGCAAAAGGGTCCATGTGACGGACGGCCAAACCGGCAAGACCTATACGGAGACTTATGATGTCCTGGTCTTGTCCCCAGGCGCCGAACCGGTGGCCCCGCCCATTCAAGGGCTTGACGGTGCGAAGCGGGTTCACCGTCTCCGCACCCTGGCGGACATGGACGCCATCATCGCCGACCTGCCTGATGCCAAGCACGCCACGGTCATTGGCGGCGGATTCATCGGTCTGGAAGTAGCGGAAAACCTGCGTGAGCGCGGCTTGGAGGTGGCCCTGGTGGAAGGGGCTGCCCAAGTCTTGGCGCCCTTAGACCCGGAAGTGGCAGCCCCCCTGCACACTGAGCTGGTGAGCCAGGGCATTGACCTGCGCCTGAACACCCAGGTCACCGCCTTTGCCGATGACGGCAAGTGCATCACCTTGGCCGACGGCAGCGACCTGCATACAGATTTCGCCGTCTTAGCCATCGGCGTCCGCCCGGAAACGGACCTGGCCAAGGCGGCCGGGCTGACCCTGGGGGCCCGGGATGCCATCCTGGTCAACGACCAACTGCAGACCTCAGACCCGGCCATTTACGCCATCGGCGATGCCATCCAAGTGAAGGACTTCGTCTTGGGCTACGATACCCTGGTCCCCCTGGCCGGTCCGGCCAACCGCCAGGGCAAGCTGGCAGCCGACCACATTTGCGGCCGCCCGGTCCGCTACCAGGGAACCCTGGGCAGTTCCGTGCTGAAATGCTTCCGTCTGACCGCCGCTTCCTGCGGCAACAACGAAAAGACCCTCCAGCGCCTTGACCTGCCCTACCAGGCCCTCCACCTCTACCCCTCCGACCACGCCGGCTATTATCCGAACGCCAACGCCCTGCTCTTAAAGGTCCTCTACCGGCCCTCTGACGGCGCCCTTTACGGCGCCCAGTGCGTCGGCTTTTCAGAAGTGCATAAAACCATCGATACCCTTGCCACTGCCATTTACGGCGGCTTATCCGTCTATGACCTGGCCGACTTGGAGCTCTGCTACGCTCCGCCCTATTCCACTGCCAAGCCCCCGGTGAATTTCGCCGGTTACGTGGCCCAAAATATCCGCGACGGCTTTGCCATCCGCCCGGCCACCTGCCTGGACGACCTGGCCGCCTCGGATGCCTATATCTTAGATGTCCGCACACCGGCCGAATACAAGGCCGGCCACCTGCCTGAAGCCGCCTTCATTCCCCTGGATGACTTGCGCGACCGGCTGGATGAACTGCCCACCGACAGGACCATTTACATTCACTGCGCCGTCGGCCTGCGCGGCTACTATGCGGCCCGTCTGCTCACCCAAAAAGGCTATGACGTGGTCAACCTGGGCGGCGGTTTCCGGCTCTACAAGAGTGTCAAAGACCAGCTGAAGGCCAAGCCCCTGCCGGCCCCACCGGCGGCGGCCACCCCGGCCCCGGCGGCAGCCGCACCGGCAGAACCGCCTGCCGCTGAAAGCGACATCGACGTCACCGGCCTCCAATGCCCCGGCCCGGTCGTGGAAGTGGCCCGCCGCCTGAGTCAAGCGCCTGCCGGCAGCCGCTGGCGGATCATCGCCCCGGCCGGTCAGGCAGATGAAATTCGCCGCGCCTGCACCCCCCTCGCCGACAGGCTGACAGAAGAAGCCGGCGACGGCACAACCATCTTCCACCTGACCCTTGGCGCTCAAGAGACCGGCGCCCCCAAAGGCCTCTCCCTCATTCTCTACACCGCCGACCCGCAAAAAATTGCCGCCGCCTTGACCTTGGCGGCCAACACCCGGTCTCGCGGCATTCCCGTCGACGCTGTTTTCGCCTTCTGGGGCCTCCGCGCCTTGGCCAAAGCGCCTGACGCCGCCCCCTTTGTCCCCCGCAGCGAACTGGGCCGCCGGCTCTCACAAGCCGCCGACCTCCTGGACCGCTTTCACCTGGACAAGGCCGATCGACTGGCCGACCGCCTGCGCCGCACCGCCGGTGAACGGGGCCGCGATGCCCTAACCCAAGCCCTGAGCGATGCCCAGGCCGCCGGCGTCAACCTGCTGGCCTGCGGCCTGTCCATGGAAGCCTTCGCCCTCTCCTCCGGCGACCTGATCGACAGCGCCCGGCGCATTGACCTGCCCGGCTACCTGCAGCGGGACAAGCGCCACACCACCCTCTTCATCTGA
- a CDS encoding FAD-dependent oxidoreductase, with protein MSEEKFDVIVIGGGLAGLSAAYRLAKAEKEVLVIEKGPHCGAKNVSGGRIYTYALDALMGDEWKGKAPLERQISREMLMLMNDDDAMTIDTSVSTQSGQSYSVLRNHFDKWLADQCEEAGAMVIGGSTVTDLIRRDGKVCGVVVGEEELEADLIIDAEGVNPLVAERSGVIAPIKLENIAVAAKYVIRLDEKTINDRFGLTGDEGAAMLGMGSANKGVFGGLFLYTNKDSISIGLVQDSKTWKEHHNHLPDAIEDLKEHPIIGKYLDGGEVVEYTAHLIPEGGFDSFSEFCGDGILVAGDAAGLCMNRGYTVRGMDYAIMSGIAAAETALNALEKGIFTKDFLKSYEHRLQKTVLDDFKTLRKGHEYMAGSKNLFTVYPNMALNVMHSLYNVDGKPAQSLMNTVRKDLKGVSLVGIAKDLLKGVRSL; from the coding sequence ATGTCAGAAGAAAAATTTGATGTAATCGTTATTGGTGGCGGTTTAGCCGGTTTATCCGCAGCATATCGCCTGGCCAAAGCGGAAAAAGAAGTGCTGGTCATCGAGAAAGGTCCTCATTGCGGGGCTAAAAACGTTTCCGGCGGGCGCATTTACACCTATGCCTTAGATGCGCTGATGGGTGACGAATGGAAGGGCAAAGCTCCTCTTGAACGTCAAATCAGCCGCGAAATGCTCATGCTGATGAACGATGACGATGCCATGACCATTGACACATCCGTCAGTACGCAAAGTGGCCAATCTTACAGTGTCTTGCGCAACCATTTTGACAAATGGTTGGCAGACCAATGTGAAGAAGCCGGTGCCATGGTTATCGGCGGCTCCACTGTGACCGATTTAATCCGTCGTGACGGTAAAGTCTGCGGCGTTGTTGTCGGCGAAGAAGAGCTGGAAGCAGACTTGATCATTGACGCAGAAGGGGTTAACCCGCTGGTAGCAGAACGCTCCGGTGTTATTGCCCCCATCAAGTTGGAAAATATTGCCGTAGCGGCCAAGTATGTGATTCGTTTAGATGAAAAAACCATCAACGATCGCTTCGGCTTAACCGGTGATGAAGGGGCTGCCATGCTCGGCATGGGCAGTGCCAACAAGGGCGTTTTCGGTGGGCTCTTCCTGTACACCAACAAGGACAGCATTTCCATCGGTTTGGTTCAGGACTCTAAAACCTGGAAAGAACACCACAACCATTTGCCGGATGCCATTGAAGACCTGAAAGAACATCCGATCATCGGCAAATATTTGGACGGCGGCGAAGTGGTTGAATACACCGCCCACTTGATTCCTGAAGGCGGCTTCGATTCCTTCTCCGAATTCTGCGGCGACGGGATCCTGGTTGCCGGTGACGCAGCCGGCCTCTGCATGAACCGCGGCTATACCGTTCGCGGGATGGACTACGCCATTATGAGCGGTATTGCAGCAGCTGAAACGGCACTTAATGCGCTGGAAAAAGGCATCTTCACGAAAGACTTCCTGAAGAGCTATGAACATCGTCTGCAAAAAACCGTCCTGGATGACTTCAAGACCTTGCGCAAGGGTCATGAATACATGGCCGGTTCCAAGAACCTGTTCACCGTATACCCGAATATGGCATTGAACGTCATGCACTCCTTGTACAACGTAGACGGTAAGCCGGCACAGTCGCTGATGAACACCGTCCGCAAAGACCTGAAAGGCGTTAGCCTGGTCGGGATTGCAAAAGACTTGCTGAAAGGGGTCCGCTCATTATG